The following coding sequences lie in one Bordetella genomosp. 9 genomic window:
- a CDS encoding tyrosine-type recombinase/integrase, translating to MPLTDTQIRNEKPGDKPRKLADGGGLYLLVNRAGKYWRWKYRHGGKEKVMAFGVYPKVTLAKARKLHQEARAVLDTGADPMLVKKQPSGALTFEQVARQWWAHWSPARSERHAQYVIRRLEADIFPEIGGMPVGGIPASAFRDAVKKIENRGALDIAKRALQTCGQVMRYAVAHDLAERNPVADVRPADVLKTRKKRNYSRIDAKELPALLAAIDGYLGNEHTRLALRLMALTFVRTTELIAARWEEFDLNAARWNIPSERMKMKAPHIVPLSRQALAVLEELRAVSFGHALLFPGERNPETPMSNNTILYALYRMGYRGRMTGHGFRGVASTILHEHGWPHEHIELQLAHQERNEISAAYNHALYLKQRGKMMQWWADYLDSERKRR from the coding sequence ATGCCCCTGACAGATACCCAGATCCGCAACGAGAAGCCGGGCGACAAGCCGCGCAAGCTTGCCGATGGCGGCGGCCTGTACCTGCTGGTTAACCGGGCCGGGAAATACTGGCGTTGGAAGTACCGGCACGGCGGCAAAGAGAAGGTGATGGCCTTCGGCGTCTACCCAAAGGTAACGCTGGCCAAGGCCCGTAAGCTGCACCAGGAAGCCCGTGCGGTGCTGGACACCGGTGCTGATCCTATGCTGGTCAAGAAGCAGCCATCCGGCGCCCTAACGTTTGAACAGGTAGCCCGTCAATGGTGGGCACACTGGTCCCCTGCCCGTAGCGAGCGCCACGCCCAATACGTCATCCGTCGGCTTGAGGCAGATATATTCCCGGAGATTGGGGGTATGCCTGTTGGGGGTATCCCGGCGTCCGCCTTTCGGGACGCGGTGAAGAAGATTGAGAACCGCGGTGCGCTTGATATCGCCAAGCGCGCCTTGCAAACCTGCGGCCAGGTCATGCGCTATGCCGTCGCCCACGACCTGGCCGAGCGTAACCCGGTGGCGGACGTGCGGCCCGCTGACGTACTCAAGACGCGCAAGAAGCGCAACTATTCCCGGATCGACGCCAAAGAATTGCCAGCCCTACTGGCAGCAATTGACGGTTATCTTGGGAATGAACATACCCGCCTTGCGCTCAGGCTGATGGCGCTCACCTTCGTGCGTACTACGGAATTGATTGCGGCCCGGTGGGAAGAGTTCGATCTTAACGCCGCCCGATGGAACATTCCTTCGGAGCGCATGAAGATGAAGGCACCGCACATCGTGCCGTTGTCGCGGCAGGCGCTGGCGGTGCTCGAAGAACTAAGAGCTGTGTCTTTCGGGCATGCCCTGCTTTTCCCCGGTGAGCGTAACCCTGAAACACCTATGAGCAATAACACCATTCTGTATGCCTTGTATCGAATGGGCTACCGGGGGCGGATGACAGGACACGGTTTTCGGGGCGTAGCGTCAACGATTCTGCACGAGCATGGCTGGCCGCACGAGCATATCGAATTGCAGCTTGCACACCAAGAACGGAATGAAATCAGCGCCGCCTACAACCATGCCCTTTATCTCAAGCAGCGGGGAAAGATGATGCAGTGGTGGGCGGATTATCTGGATAGCGAAAGGAAGAGGCGATGA